From Podospora bellae-mahoneyi strain CBS 112042 chromosome 3, whole genome shotgun sequence, the proteins below share one genomic window:
- a CDS encoding hypothetical protein (EggNog:ENOG503PAXW; COG:S): MDSLAEEIGKPPYWITALTSVHQHGLDILQQIQSGAAVDIPTATQTIDKLEALASTCFNAYDNEFILFGTGSDASLGSLMTTIWELKRAVFSQRTTPRSEVSNVCLFCAWALRRVGNGIVGKYSWSSWQGSQWIANSYLCAIDNWPDFPRLEASARGGCDLCRYLKDGIEKKGVDLNPLRPRSENTKVGVWIEFRYVPRKATGNDVRPELTHALEYGSVFLSTTSPWYSTPVWQFMVESGNKQVADKLQIFSPPQQEPWSAPNISFTQSILNAARPATTKFKPTRLLSLPPSPNSAIKLTTTTHLPHPVQYAALSYCWGPPSDAIQQTTLTTSSLPYRMTSIPLSELSPVMLDAVKVCRSLGIPYLWIDALCIIQDSKTDWEFESQQMARIYEHSYLTICAAGSSSCLEGFLSKRAVYPEYRYTSPAKGIVNGVFTLRSVPSNSDGTLAAKASSPPLEQDLSVTSWSERGWVFQERAMSTSKLFFGKSMLHVQTNSLVLSENGHQSEVKANNNHDDRNTSPNTTPLSLPPLLLLHGDKTNNRYDLWLSVVLKFVHLKWTIAEDLLPGLSGPASRFNDIMPPNDAYLAGHWRSDLHVSLLWVAGRRGHHPRPNTLPSLLQSLRKGNPLHCPSWSWPGRRDDIFRFVHGLPDGRKCRVRTHLRPEFSLVKSNVQAEGLVNPFGRLSPGVNSLVVSGKVIPMSDVLPPGKPKWEFTTESAEWRCANAERGYLIMVSHDWDDDAAGGSKPAVTTEEELSKIKLFLLSSCCSLSELPGSIKLGAEATTKILFPTEHSKTFLDDPDFQSGGGGTCSFCQDQKRKSDVWGLLLYPADSQGRHYRVGIFYSRAQHGGSEVFNEAETCEVELM; encoded by the exons ATGGACTCACTCGCCGAAGAGATAGGCAAGCCGCCATACTGGATCACAGCCTTGACTAGTGTTCACCAACATGGGCTTGATATTCTGCAGCAGATTCAGTCCGGTGCCGCAGTTGACATCCCCACGGCTACCCAAACAATCGACAAGCTCGAGGCGTTGGCTTCCACATGTTTCAACGCGTACGACAATGAATTCATTCTCTTTGGAACCGGCTCAGACGCGAGTCTTGGTAGTCTTATGACAACCATTTGGGAGCTGAAGCGCGCCGTGTTTTCTCAGCGGACGACGCCTCGGTCAGAAGTTTCCAATGTGTGTCTGTTTTGCGCTTGGGCTTTGAGGCGGGTTGGGAATGGAATTGTTG GAAAGTATTCTTGGAGTTCGTGGCAGGGGTCGCAATGGATTGCTAACAGTTACCTCTGTGCCATTGACAACTGGCCTGACTTTCCCCGCCTTGAAGCGTCGGCTCGGGGGGGCTGTGATTTGTGTCGTTATCTAAAGGACGGGATagagaaaaagggggtggatttgaATCCACTTCGTCCTAGATCGGAAAACACTAAAGTTGGGGTCTGGATTGAGTTCCGTTATGTGCCCCGAAAGGCAACCGGGAACGACGTTCGACCAGAGCTGACACATGCTCTTGAATATGGCTCGGTGTTTCTGTCAACTACCTCCCCATGGTATTCGACGCCTGTGTGGCAGTTTATGGTTGAATCTGGGAATA AGCAAGTCGCAGACAAGTTACAAATCTTCTCCCCACCACAGCAGGAGCCATGGTCAGCCCCCAACATCAGCTTCACCCAATCCATCCTCAACGCAGCACGACCAGCAACCACGAAATTCAAACCaacccgcctcctctccctccccccatcccccaactcggccatcaaactcaccaccaccacccacctcccccatcccgtccAATACGCAGCCCTAAGCTACTGTTGGGGTCCCCCTTCAGACGCGATCCAGCAAACAAccctcacaacctcctccctcccctaccGTATGACCAGCATTCCCCTTTCCGAACTCTCCCCTGTCATGCTTGACGCAGTAAAGGTCTGCCGCTCCCTTGGCATCCCTTACCTCTGGATCGACGCTTTATGTATCATCCAGGACAGCAAGACAGACTGGGAGTTTGAGTCACAACAAATGGCGCGGATCTATGAACATTCTTACCTTACCATCTGCGCCGCGGGTTCGTCATCCTGTCTGGAGGGGTTCCTGTCCAAGCGAGCTGTTTACCCTGAATATAGGTACACATCCCCTGCCAAGGGCATAGTTAACGGGGTGTTTACACTCCGATCGGTGCCCAGCAACAGCGATGGGACGCTGGCAGCAAAGgcatcctccccaccgctAGAGCAGGATCTATCCGTCACGAGCTGGAGCGAAAGGGGGTGGGTATTCCAGGAACGGGCCATGTCCACCAGCAAATTATTCTTCGGCAAGTCGATGCTCCACGTCCAAACCAACTCTCTTGTCCTCTCCGAAAACGGCCACCAGTCTGAAGTaaaagccaacaacaaccacgacgACCGCAACACatcacccaacaccacccccctgtccctcccccccctcctcctcctccacggcgaCAAGACCAACAACCGCTACGACCTCTGGCTATCCGTCGTCTTGAAATTCGTGCACTTGAAATGGACAATAGCAgaggacctcctccccggctTGTCCGGTCCGGCCTCCAGATTCAACGACATCATGCCCCCCAACGACGCCTACCTCGCGGGACACTGGCGGTCCGACCTCCACGTCAGCCTCCTCTGGGTCGCCGGCCGCCGTggtcaccacccccgtcccaacaccctcccatcGCTGCTGCAATCCCTCCGGAAAGGCAACCCCCTCCACTGCCCCAGCTGGTCCTGGCCAGGCCGCAGGGACGACATCTTCCGCTTCGTGCACGGCCTACCCGACGGGAGGAAATGCCGTGTCCGAACCCACCTGCGGCCGGAGTTCAGCCTGGTCAAATCAAACGTGCAAGCGGAGGGGCTGGTGAACCCCTTTGGGAGGCTGAGCCCGGGGGTCAACTCGCTCGTCGTTTCCGGGAAGGTCATTCCCATGTCAGACGTCCTCCCCCCTGGCAAACCCAAGTGGGAGTTCACCACCGAGAGCGCGGAGTGGCGGTGCGCAAACGCCGAAAGGGGGTACCTCATCATGGTGTCGCATGactgggatgatgatgctgctggtggatCTAAACCAGCGGTGACGACAGAGGAGGAATTGTCAAAGATCAAGCTGTTTCTGCTGTCGAGCTGCTGCTCGTTGTCCGAGTTGCCTGGCAGCATCAAACTAGGTGCAGAAGCAACGACCAAAATTCTCTTCCCAACAGAACACAGCAAGACATTTCTCGACGACCCGGACTTTCAgtcgggagggg gggggacttGCTCGTTTTGTCAGGACCAGAAACGCAAGAGCGATGTCTGGGGTCTGTTGCTCTATCCAGCTGACTCACAAGGGAGGCACTACAGGGTGGGCATCTTTTACTCTCGTGCTCAGCACGGTGGCTCGGAAGTGTTCAACGAGGCAGAAACGTGCGAGGTTGAACTCATGTAG
- a CDS encoding hypothetical protein (EggNog:ENOG503Q40K; COG:Q) encodes MTTLPITPSLIPRLTGRTALITGGSSEITLSTALLLAEKGCSKVIILDPEHNDSLLTPDPGIPSCLAFLRVDVRNWKELKAAVKGCGKVDYAFYVPGPERILFEVGGEGDDDREGENGVGMDWAREVRTVGDFVKVCWAVMARSGVGRLGDEKGKGGSVVICVPGGAGGYMSCHVLPPVGMPGEGVMDGCAGSAILGMIRSLRTVAIQDGVAINGVAVGPTFPSTSDAMPPTTPLPPLTPGVQLEKLPVKTADEIALALVFSATATQKRKVEVYGKEKDSDLFAGKKEDRKWNGRVIFTTGTSPMAYTEVEEGLADLRGWWLGKENVRMVRMQQVIGDFRPFEVDHKREP; translated from the exons ATGACCACCCTTCCcataaccccctccctcatcccccgcctCACGGGAAGAACAGCCCTCATAACAGGCGGCTCCTCCGAAATAACCCTCTCCACTGCTCTCTTGCTGGCCGAAAAAGGCTGCTCAAAAGTCATCATCCTGGACCCAGAACACAACGACTCTTTACTCACACCAGATCCAGGCATACCTTCTTGCCTGGCTTTTCTGAGAGTTGACGTCAGGAATTGGAAGGAGCTAAAAGCTGCGGTAAAGGGATGCGGAAAAGTTGACTACGCGTTTTATGTCCCAGGGCCAGAGAGGATTCTCttcgaggttgggggtgaaggtgatgatgatcgGGAAGGCGAAAACGGGGTGGGGATGGactgggcgagggaggtgaggacTGTGGGTGACTTTGTGAAAGTTTGTTGGGCGGTTATGGCCCGGTCGGGTGTTGGGAGGCtgggggatgagaaggggaaaggggggagtgTGGTCATTTGTGTAccgggtggtgctgggggttACATGTCTTGTCATGTGCTGCCTCCTGTGGGGATGCCTGGGGAGGGcgtgatggatgggtgtgCGGGTTCTGCT ATCCTAGGAATGATACGCTCGCTGAGGACGGTTGCTATTCAAGACGGGGTAGCTATCAAtggggttgctgttggccCTACGTTTCCGTCTACTTCAGATGCGATGCCACCAACGACACCGTTGCCTCCTTTGACACCGGGTGTTCAGCTGGAGAAGCTTCCCGTCAAAACTGCCGATGAGATTGCCCTTGCACTTGTCTTTTCGGCCACAGCGACACAAAAAAGGAAGGTGGAAGTGTAcggaaaggagaaggattCTGATCTGTTtgctgggaagaaggaggacaggAAGTGGAATGGGAGAGTCATCTTCACAACAGGGACATCCCCAATGGCGTACacagaggtggaggaggggctggcTGAtttgagagggtggtggctgggAAAGGAGAATGTGAGGATGGTAAGGATGCAGCAGGTGATTGGAGACTTTAGGCCTTTCGAGGTGGATCACAAACGGGAGCCTTGA
- a CDS encoding hypothetical protein (EggNog:ENOG503P0ND; COG:E): MFGVSVVELWPFLFDVLAACMVTIKTGLLPVCFQVGISSSLRTSLTCEQQLSTSTSPDRMVSLHPLLDNGITPGSDSFPGGTLKCLCPSSPVEITLTTNIAHNHACGCSKCWKPAGALFSIVGVVPRDELTVTANGDKLAIVDESAVIQRYACKECGTHLYGRIEKEHPFYGLDFVHAELSEEEGWQEPQFAAFVSSVIEQGFDPAKIGEVRARFRELGLETYDSLSPPLMDAIAAWTGRKNGKLPAAA, translated from the coding sequence ATGTTCGGTGTTTCGGTAGTTGAACTATGGCCGTTTCTTTTTGATGTCCTGGCAGCGTGCATGGTAACTATAAAGACGGGGTTGTTGCCCGTTTGTTTTCAAGTTGGGATATCATCCTCTCTCCGCACCAGCTTAACCTGTGAACAACAAttatcaacatcaacatcaccagatAGAATGGTCTCCCTacaccccctcctcgacaacgGCATCACCCCCGGCTCGGACTCGTTCCCCGGCGGCACCCTCAAATgcctctgcccctcctcccccgtcgagatcaccctcaccaccaacatcgcTCACAACCACGCCTGCGGCTGCTCCAAATGCTGGAAGCCCGCCGGCGCGCTCTTCTCCATCGTCGGCGTCGTGCCCCGCGACGAGCTCACCGTGACCGCCAACGGGGACAAGCTAGCCATTGTGGACGAGTCGGCCGTCATTCAGCGGTACGCCTGCAAGGAATGCGGGACTCATCTGTACGGGAGGATTGAGAAGGAGCATCCATTCTACGGACTGGACTTTGTGCATGCCGAgttgagcgaggaggaggggtggcaGGAGCCGCAGTTTGCGGCTTTTGTGAGCAGTGTCATTGAGCAGGGGTTTGATCCGGCCaagattggggaggtgagggcgaggtttagggagttggggttggagacgtATGATAGTTTGAGTCCGCCGTTGATGGATGCGATTGCTGCTtggacggggaggaagaatggGAAGTTGCCTGCGGCAGCTTGA